Below is a genomic region from Pirellulales bacterium.
ATATTGCGCAGTGACGGAAACGGAACTAGCGCTCGGGTCAGAAAAACGCTCCGTCCACGGTTCCGAAAACTCTTCTTTCTTGGTTCCACCATAGGCAAGTGTAATATCAATATCTTCCGCGTAGACCGCTAACATCGTGTGTGCGTTCGGTTCGATATAGGGGTGCATCTGTCCGTCTTCACGCCGGCTGCCATGATCCCAACTATGCACAGTGGGATATTCAAACTTATCCCAATGATTGGCGGACGAGTTTTCAATTAGTTCAATTAGTTCGTTAAGCGTCATGTCTAGCTCTTGCGTGGCGGCGGCGCTGGTGGCGCTGGCTTCGCTACATTGGTTATAGGCTGCTTCACACCACCTTGAATTGCTTGCGCTTGGGGCGGCGGTGGATTGTGCGAACGGTTTGAATGCGGAGGCGGATTGTGTGAGGCAGTTTTGTCCATCGTTTACTCCTAGCTTTTCTTCGGGGGTGGTGGTGCGGGCGGGTTCGGTTTCGCGCCACGGTCGGGACCGCCGACACTATTCTCTCTGCCGCCAGTGTTGCCAGTATTGGCTGTATTCATTACGGGTCCGTTGTAACTCTCCAAGATTTCCCTTGGCGGATAATTCTTGGAATACTTTTCTGGTTCTTCACGTCGCTGTGCCATGCTAAAACTCTCCGTCTAATTTGGTTTTTTTGGTGGTGGTGGTGCGGGCGGTGATGGCTTTGCTGCGCTAGGTCTTTGTTGTGCTGACAGGTTCTCCGTTGTGCAATTTGTTGGGCGCTGTGGCTCCCGGCTCGGAGGCGGCTGTGGAAACTTGCTTCCCATGTGCGGTTCCTTTCTTCTGGAGCACGATTAGTTCTTTCTGACGCTGTTCAACTATTTCAGGTGCGACTGTAATTTCAGATTCATACTTGACGAACTCGACCATTTCTACGTCGGTTGCCGACAACAGTAATCGTGATACGCGGTCTTGGGCATGTCGGACGTTGTCATCATCCAGCCATTCGATGTTAATCATCACGAAGTGACCGCTATCAGGTGAGTCAGGCCACTCTTCCGCCCAGCCATACAAGCGCCGGCTGCCTTTGAGATGCAAAACAATGTTCCGATCCTCTTGGTGAAACGCGCTAAACCACTCGTTCGGATATGCGGTCCGCTTTGTCCAGACCCAGCCTTTATTGCGGTCGTCGCCGCGCCGCTTCCGAAAGTTCCAGCGACGATTCCAGAGGAAACAATGAATCGTATTGTTATTAGCACAGCCGGCAACTCCTAGGCCGAATGCAGCGCCGATCAAAAGCGACCAAACTAAATCGACGTTGTTTGTCCACTCGCCAATCACGAATAAGTGGCCAAGCAAAAGAGCAAACCAACGGACGATGATCGTCAGCCCGCGAATGATTACCGTGAAAATCAGCGCTTGAACAACTCGCTCAAACGGTTCTTTTCTAGGATGCGCAGTGAGACCGTAGAAAATCCAAGCGGCCAGAAAACCTGGCACCAGAGTATTAAGAAGGTTAATGATTTCGGCTGAAAGCGCTTCCATGCCAGCAATGATAGCCCGTTTGAGGCAATTTGGGCTAGATCAATTTCGTCGGCAAAGCAGCTAGAATTCCCAATCTGCGCCACTTAAATTGCCACCATTAATCGCAGGAGCGCCATTACACGTGTAGATACGGCCCGGTTTCGTATCAATCATTTAGCTGGGTTCTTTGTCGTAACGGATACCGCATTCCAATCAGGGTCGGCGGGTGTGCGTGCTCGCTGCTGCGAGCTTCCTTGCACTCTAAACGTCTGCGATGCCTTAGAACGCGTTGGCCGTTTACTTACAAAGATAGCGGCCAGTAGAAAGGGCCGCGCTTTCCGCCAGATGCGATAGGGTGGCTTCGGCGAGCGAATTTGACCCTACACCCATGTCTTTCGATCATCGAATGGCGAACATCGCAGCGGCGATAACGGGCAACGCAGAAACCAAGCGACGAACTGTATTCGCATAAAACTTGCCGCCGCTTGTGGTCGTGTGGCCATCAGCGTTCAGTGAATCGCAGATTTCTTGCAGCGTTGCATTATCATCGACCATTGTTTGGATCGTCGGCAGTAGATGTCCGTAGCACTCGGCACGGCGTTGTGCTGCGTTTTGATGACGTGCTGCGATGGAACAAGCACGTATGCGGTCCAGGTGCTGGACCATCTTGTCCGACTTCAATATGGCACGATGCCCGCGTCGATTGGCCCCTAATTGCACGCCACGGCGTTTGGCGGCTGCCAGTGCCAGCTTGGTTCGTTCGCTAATCTTGCGGCGCTCTTCCTCTGACATTGCTGCTCTGACGTGGAGTTCAAAGGCCGAAGCGTTTGGGGCATCGCAGCAAGCAAATTGGACGTTGGTTTCCATCAAATTAGCGATAAATGCCACTTTGCGGCTAAGCCGGTCTAACGTGGCGACAACTAGCTTGCCGCGAACGGCTTTTGCCCGTGCAACGGCTTTAGCAAGCTCTACGCGGGCATTATCCTTGCCCGATTCCACTTCCACGAACTCCGCCACTAACTGACCGTTCGTCAAACTGGCGTAGTCCTGGACGGCTTTACGCTGAGCTTCCAAACCCAAGC
It encodes:
- a CDS encoding recombinase family protein yields the protein MKIIGYIRVSTQKQGRSGLGLEAQRKAVQDYASLTNGQLVAEFVEVESGKDNARVELAKAVARAKAVRGKLVVATLDRLSRKVAFIANLMETNVQFACCDAPNASAFELHVRAAMSEEERRKISERTKLALAAAKRRGVQLGANRRGHRAILKSDKMVQHLDRIRACSIAARHQNAAQRRAECYGHLLPTIQTMVDDNATLQEICDSLNADGHTTTSGGKFYANTVRRLVSALPVIAAAMFAIR
- a CDS encoding DUF6338 family protein; amino-acid sequence: MEALSAEIINLLNTLVPGFLAAWIFYGLTAHPRKEPFERVVQALIFTVIIRGLTIIVRWFALLLGHLFVIGEWTNNVDLVWSLLIGAAFGLGVAGCANNNTIHCFLWNRRWNFRKRRGDDRNKGWVWTKRTAYPNEWFSAFHQEDRNIVLHLKGSRRLYGWAEEWPDSPDSGHFVMINIEWLDDDNVRHAQDRVSRLLLSATDVEMVEFVKYESEITVAPEIVEQRQKELIVLQKKGTAHGKQVSTAASEPGATAPNKLHNGEPVSTTKT